The Hymenobacter swuensis DY53 genome includes the window TCATGCCCTCACACCCTAATCTGCCTCCCGTTGCGGCCCCAAACCGGTCTGTTGGTTGAATACCCGGCGGTAGGGCCGGAAAGCGGCTACTTTTGTTTGCAAGAACTAATCTGATACTTCGATGAGACAATTTTTCAAGTACGTGCTGGCTAGTTTCACCGGCCTCGTGCTATTTGCCCTAATAGGGGTGGTGTTGCTGATAGCCATCATTGCCGCTGCCGCTTCCTCCGATAAAGAGGTAACCGTGGCTAGTAATTCAGTATTGGAGCTGACGCTCGATAAACCCATTGGGGAGCGAGAATTCAACAATCCGCTGTCGGGCTTTACGGGTGGGCAGAGTAGCAGCATCGGGCTGGATGAACTGAAAGCCGCTATCCGCCGGGCCAAAGAGGACGACGACATCAAGGGTGTTTTCCTGAATCTGGAGCTGGTGCAGGGCGGTATGGCTTCGCTGGAAGAGGTGCGCCAGGAGCTGGTGCAGTTCAAGAAAACCGGCAAGTTCATCGTGAGCTACACTGATGCGCAGTCGGAGAAAAGCTACTACCTGGCTTCGGTGGCCGATAAGCTGTACCTGAACCCGCAGGGTACGCTGGAATTCAACGGTCTGTCGTCGGAAACGATGTACTACAAAAACCTGTTCGATAAGCTCGGCGTGCAGGCCCAGATTTTCCGCGTGGGCTCGTTCAAGAGTGCCGTGGAGCCCTACTTCCGCACCAGCATGTCCGACTCGGCGCGCCTGCAGACGTCCTCGTTCCTGAACTCGCTCAACAACTCGATGCTGGCCGAAGTGGCCACCGCCCGCAAAATCACGCCCGCCCGCCTCAAAGTCATTTCCGACTCGATGCTGGTACATAACGCCGATGATGCCAAGCGCCTCGGCCTGGTAACCGACCTGGGCTATTACGACCAGGCCACCGACTACATGAAGGGTAAGCTGGGCCTAGAAAAGGATGCCAAGCTGAGTCTCATTGACCTATCGGATTATAGCAAGTCAGATGACGAGGAGGGCAGCACCAGCGGCAACCGCATTGCCGTGGTGTACGCCGATGGCGATATCGTGACGGGTAAGGGCGGCAACGAGAGCATCGGTAGCACCCGCTTCGCCGAAGCCATCCGCAAGGCCCGCCTCGATAAAAATGTGAAGGCCGTGGTGCTACGCATCAACTCACCCGGCGGCTCCTCGCTGGCTTCCGATATCATTTACCGCGAGGTGATGCTCACCAAAAAGGTGAAGCCCATCATCGCCAGCATGTCGGACGTGGCGGCTTCGGGCGGCTATTTCATTGCTATGGGCTGCGACACGATTGTGGCGCACCCGACCACCATCACGGGCTCTATCGGCGTTTTCGGCGTGTTGCCGAACATCGAGCCTTTCCTGCGCGACAAAATTGGGATTACCACGGACCGGGTGACCACCGGCAAATTCTCCGACTTCCCCACCATCACCCGCGCCCTCTCGCCCTTCGAGCAGCAGCAGTTCCAGAACGAAATCAACCGCATCTACGCCGATTTTACCACCAAAGCTGCCCAGGGCCGCCGGATGCCGGTAGAGCGCCTGCGCCGCCTGGCTTCGGGCCGGGTGTGGTCGGGCACCGAAGCCAAAGCCCGCGGCCTCGTGGACGTGCTCGGCTCGATGGATGACGCGCTGCGCATTGCCGCCCGCCGCGCCAACCTCAAGGAAGGCGACTACCGCATCCAGAAGCTGCCGCGCCAGAAGTCCTTCGCCGAAAGTCTATTCAGCTCCTTCAATGAGGAAGCCAAACTGCGGATGGTACGCGAGGAAATGGGCCCGATGTACCCCATGTACCAGCAGTACAAGAAGCTTTCGGAAATGAAAGGTGCCCAGATGCGGCTGCCCTTCGAGGTGAACGTACAGTAAGCTCAGCAATAAGTAGCTATTTGTATAATCTGATGAAGAGGCTGTTTAAGTAGCCCGGAAAAACAACATAACGCTTCGGCTTCACCTGTCGCCCACCTAATCACAGCCGCCCTGGTGCTTCGTTCGTCTATCGACAATGAGGTACCAGGGCGGCTGTGATTAGGTGGGCAAAGTAGGAATACGATAAACTCCTAACTTTCCAAACAACGGCTGGATAACACTAATCTATTTCAGGATCAGGTAAAGGTCTTCATCTTGGGATTAGGTATCTGGTAAGGCAATACACGCCAGGCAAAAATTTATGCGCAAATACGGGATTGATAGGTTACTGCTTTTAGTAGTTCTGCTATGCGGCTGCCAGCGGGAGCAACGGCAGCCAAAAGAGTATGACTACTACATTCTAGCCGATGTAGAAGGATGTGCTGAGTGCCAGGTGCGGCTGGCCTTCAATGATTTTACCACTATTAAGATACTTGACAGTACAGTATACAAAAACGGCCGTTTTGCATTGCAGGGAAAAATTACTCAGCCCGGCTTCTATTATGTTTGGTACAATAGTAGAACTGACAAAACGGTATCTGGTGCTGTACAGGTGTATCTGCCTGCCGATTCTATCCATATAGAGGCTGCAAAAAATAACGTCCGTAACAAGTTCTATCGGCGGCCCGATATGGGTTCTTACCTAAAAAATACGGTTGTGTTTTCGGACGCCCCTCAGCAAAAGGAGTTAGAGCAGTACTTGTTGATGCAGGATAGCCTTTGGCATCAGTTTTTCACGGACAAGGCCTTGGTAACCGCCAAGTTCACCCAGACCTTTGGCTCCGGCAACCAAGCCTTAACAGAGCAGTGGGCGGACTCGGTTCGCAACTTTGATTACCGGGTTGCCGGCTACTGGTCCTCAGCAGCGGATCTGTTCATCCAGCAACACCCAGCCTCCGAGGTGTCGCTTTACGCCCTGCTGGAAAACCGCAATGATAGAGCAGCGGTGGAGCGTTTTCGCCGCTACTACCAAGCCATGCCCGCACCCGTGCAAGCAAGCTTCTACGGTCGGATCCTAGATAAGCAACTAGCCCGAAGCGAAAGCCGCAACCAGAACAACCAACGGTTTATGGGTAGCTACGTAGGTAGTCTGGCCGGTAAGTCGCCGGTGGGCG containing:
- a CDS encoding TlpA disulfide reductase family protein, coding for MRKYGIDRLLLLVVLLCGCQREQRQPKEYDYYILADVEGCAECQVRLAFNDFTTIKILDSTVYKNGRFALQGKITQPGFYYVWYNSRTDKTVSGAVQVYLPADSIHIEAAKNNVRNKFYRRPDMGSYLKNTVVFSDAPQQKELEQYLLMQDSLWHQFFTDKALVTAKFTQTFGSGNQALTEQWADSVRNFDYRVAGYWSSAADLFIQQHPASEVSLYALLENRNDRAAVERFRRYYQAMPAPVQASFYGRILDKQLARSESRNQNNQRFMGSYVGSLAGKSPVGEALNAGQLFKRNKLTLVTFWASWCGPCRMEMPKYRRLYQQYNRQGFGMIGVSLDTNHNNWLKAIAQDSLQMPHVSELKGINGEDIRRFEITGIPANLLVDDTGKIVAVDISFPKLQKQLQQAF
- the sppA gene encoding signal peptide peptidase SppA, coding for MRQFFKYVLASFTGLVLFALIGVVLLIAIIAAAASSDKEVTVASNSVLELTLDKPIGEREFNNPLSGFTGGQSSSIGLDELKAAIRRAKEDDDIKGVFLNLELVQGGMASLEEVRQELVQFKKTGKFIVSYTDAQSEKSYYLASVADKLYLNPQGTLEFNGLSSETMYYKNLFDKLGVQAQIFRVGSFKSAVEPYFRTSMSDSARLQTSSFLNSLNNSMLAEVATARKITPARLKVISDSMLVHNADDAKRLGLVTDLGYYDQATDYMKGKLGLEKDAKLSLIDLSDYSKSDDEEGSTSGNRIAVVYADGDIVTGKGGNESIGSTRFAEAIRKARLDKNVKAVVLRINSPGGSSLASDIIYREVMLTKKVKPIIASMSDVAASGGYFIAMGCDTIVAHPTTITGSIGVFGVLPNIEPFLRDKIGITTDRVTTGKFSDFPTITRALSPFEQQQFQNEINRIYADFTTKAAQGRRMPVERLRRLASGRVWSGTEAKARGLVDVLGSMDDALRIAARRANLKEGDYRIQKLPRQKSFAESLFSSFNEEAKLRMVREEMGPMYPMYQQYKKLSEMKGAQMRLPFEVNVQ